In Nomascus leucogenys isolate Asia chromosome 3, Asia_NLE_v1, whole genome shotgun sequence, the genomic window GCCAAATCATTGAGCCAGAATTTCCTTTTTGCCTCACACTAAACATACGAAGCCAGGTCCTGGAGGAATCTCTGAGCTGTTCACCTCTCCAAGCTCTGGATAATAATTTAGTTTACCCAGcagtaaaatgggcaaaagtaaCACACAtattatttatgtgtatttaatGTGTTTAATGGATGGATTATACATTTATGAAGGAATTGTTAGCTAGAAGCGTTTCCTCCATCCTGTAGCTGCACAAAGCAGACTCTTGTGTAGCAAAATTGACATGACATATGGTGTTTCCAACAACAGAATCTCATGAGATACTTCGAGTTCAGAGGTTGTTATAGTCTATGAAAGTAACCTGCAACTTGGAAAAGTCTAATTCTGATTGGTTGTTTAACTTAACAATTTGTTATCTTGGTGATAATAAAGTGACATATCTCTATAAAAGGTACATATATTTGTGATATCATAAATGGTATAAATACCATCCTTATACCCAGTTAGGAGGTGCCTTTGGTCCCATGCTTTAGAGGGTCTCATATATCACAGATACaaacatgtaaaattttaaaagaacaaatagcACCTCTGTTACTCAGAATCCAGTGCTTAGTTCTGATAGAATTGGACTTGAAACCCTAAACATCCAGCCCAGGGAAAAGTTGCCTATCTTCCCTTCTTTGCTCACAATGAATGGAGATTATATCATGCATGTTTGTGCATTGTGAGGGAGCtgatttttagagacagattctGCTTTGGAGTTCAGAGAGGATTGTAGcaataaagatcagagaaaagGCAAATTCAGCAAACTGCTCAAAGCCTGTCTTTCACCAGAATGCAATAGATTCTTATGTAATGAAGAATTATTTTTCCAGTACAGTAGCACCTATTGTCcgttttcttgcttttctttttgttctaattCCTGGCTCAAAAAGTACTCATGAATTAGCAGTATTTGCAACAGTTGCACATAGTGACTGAATAACATTCTGCATCATTAAGAAattcatattattcttttttttttctttttgacagagtctcactctgtagccaggctggagtgcagtggcataatctcagctcactgcagccttcacctcctgggttcaagaaattcacctgcctcagcctcccgaatagttgggactacaggtacccgccaccacacccacctaatttttgtatttttagtagagacggggtttcaccatgttcgccaggatggtctcgatctctaaacctcgtgatctgcccgccttggcctctcaaggtgttgggattagaggcatgagccactgcacttgggcATAAATTCACGTCATTCTTAAACTTGTACACATGCAGATTTGAACTTACATATGGAGTCAAATTCTCTTCTGTATTTGGACTCTTTCTTTGTGCCAATTTGCCAGTCAGTAAGGTTCCTGCGTAtgagtatttaaatataaaatcagatGGGACCAGATTTTCATAGCACACCcaactcagaaaataaaatacataacttATCTAACATATCTACTGAATGTGAAAGCAATGACAGTATTCAAAATGCTACTAATAAGGATACAACACAACGAAAACAAACTTAGAAGTAAAAATAGataacaaaagaaaagttttctttattatatttggAATAAGAGTGCTCATTTTTAAcagctataataaaatataattcacatatcatacaattcacccatttaaagtatacaattcaatagcTTTCATTATATTCACAGTTATGCAACCAGCACCACAATCAATTATAGAACATTCTCAAGCTGTCATCTCCCATCATCACAACCCCCTCCCCTAGCCTTATGCAACtgctaatctattttctgtgtcTAAAAATTTGCCTCCATtcaacatttcatataaacagaatcatacgaTATGTGACCTTTTTAAATTGCCTTTTGTCACTttgcatgttttcaaggttcatctgtgttgtatcATGTATCAGTAAGTACTtcacttatttttgtttccaaataatattctattatgtgGCTCTACCATATTTAATTTATcagttcatcagttgatgggtcCACTTTTTGGCCATCATGAATAATGCAGCTATGGATAcagctatgaacattcatgcacaagTTTTGCGTGAgcatatgttttcatgttttcctttttcttacatatgtatctaggaatggaattgctgggtcatatggtaactatgTTTAACCATTTGAAGAACTGTCcagctattttccaaagtggctgcaccattttacattaaACATACTTATTTTTGAGGTAATACAGATTTTCTTATCTGAGATCTCAAGAGATGAGTtactgaaagagagagaaggctgTAGGAAGGAAAATATGCTGGTATGATCTTCATTTCTGACTAAAGGATAAACTGAAAAATGGGACCAGATTGAAATGGTTGCAGTTCAATCTATACCTCTGCTATTTAAGGTGTAGTTTACAGACTACTGGCCTTGATTTGACCTGACAGCTTGTGAGAAATACAGAGTCTCAGGCTCCACCAAGATCTACTGAATCATagtctacattttaacaagatcctcaggTGATTGTGTACATGAAAGTAGGCactgcacattaaagtttgagaaatactggtCTGATTAGAACTCTAGATATTCTACAGGTAATAACATGTAAGACAGTGCTGGACTACACACAAAAGTGTGTGCTCGTGTGATTGAAAGCTAGAGTGTATTCTAGGTATGCAAGCCATATCCTCTGCCAgtcatttcctccttcctcccatgTCTCCTTGGACAATCTGCTCTCATTCCTGCAGAAGGCATGCACTCAAAGCCCCTGCTTTGTCTGGCATATGATCTCATTCTCTTGGTcaactggattctttttttttgagagggagtcttgctgtgtcacccagcctggagagcagtggcgcaatctcggctcactgcaagctccgcctcccaggttcactccattctcccgcctcagcctcctgagtagctgggactacaggtgcttgctaccacgcccagctaattttttgtattttttagtagagacggggtttcaccatgttagccaggatggtcttgatctcctgacctcgtgatccgcctgcctcagtcaaCTGGATTCTATTGGTAATGGATATTGACTTGAATGAGACAAACAGatatttctttggaattttgatCAGAAGAAAGTGATTCTAGGAAGTCtttattgaattattattattattatttttttgagacggtctcatctcactgtgttgcccaggctgtagtgcagtggcacgatctcagctcactgaagccccCACCTCCTACCTAACACTTGAGgagggctcaagtgttcctcctacctcagcatcccaagtagatgggactacaggtgcatgccaccaagcccagctaagttttgtattttttgtagagatagggtttcaccatgctgtccaggccggtctcgaactcctgggctcaaacaatccgctcacttcagcctcccaaagtgtggcgattacaggtgtgagccactgcacctggcctttgttGAATTATTAGGAGAAGAGATAAGTAACCTGGTAGGGATGTTTTCCACTTCATACACAGAGACGCAAAGTCATCTCTAGAAAGAGAAACTTGAAGGAAGAAGACATAAAGGGAAGATAAAagtgagaaagaaggagagaaaaaggaagagagaggtggtggggagagagagagagagagagaggagagaaaactaACATTCTGGGTGTGGAGAGGATTTCCATCATACAGATTCCACACTTGAACATTTTATTTGTCTGTGATCTATACGCCAGTGCCTTTTTTGGAAATATATGCATGCACTCATCAGATTGACAAAAATTAAAGACTGGTAATATTCAGTATTGGTGAAGATGCTGGAAACAGTAtttctcatacattgctagtggaaataataatttcctttttaacacCTAGACAAATCAACTCTTTTCCATAACCTAAAAGCCTTActcattatataaaatgtttctatttaaatattctgGTAAACTCTAGCTTTCCTTAATCAACAATTAGAAGATATATTACAAAGTTTTATACATATGTTTTAAAGCTCCAACTTATGTAGGCTTTTtcactaaatgaaaaaaatgtacaagtaggtttgagggttttttttttttttttttttttgagacagggtctccgtctgtcactcaggctggagtgcagtggtgccatctcactGCAActaccacctcccaggttcatgagattctcccgcctcaacctcctgagtagctgggattatatgcacacaccgccacacctggttaattttttttttttagtagagatggggtttcaccatattggtcaagctggtctggaactcctgacctcaggtgatccaccctccttggcctcccaaagtgctgggattttaggtctgagccaccacatctggccaggtttgagtttttaaatgtaGTGCTTGATGACAAATTagtaagtttaatttaaaaatgagaaaggaaaatgtgtgCTCAGTGGTTTTATATCACAGTGCCTTTGCTCTGTGATATCTGTAAATCAAAAGCAGAACATAAATAGGCTCATTTACTTGGGATATCCAGGATGCTGGAAAGGTAAAGAAagacttttcaaatattttaattagattatATCTGTATAAACACACTGGGGCCAATTTCCAGGTCTCTAGAAGGGTTTCAGGAATTTCCAGGTTCAGGGCAGAATTTactacatatttttacattttattcaattCAGAAATAACATAAACTGTGACATTATGTTTCCAAAACAAGTGAGACATAAACCAAGGCTCTGGGGTTGATTTGTATCGTTTACCTGTTTGGTAGCCTCCTTTTCAACAGCAGCCTACAGAGAACCAGAGGAGAAGCAGAACTGTTTGGGATTTGTTTCCACAGGCTTCCAACAAATCTTGCCTCTGGTCTCTTCTCTAGTCTTAAGTCCTGTATGTAAAGCAGCTGAAGGGAGGCCCCATGTAGAGCTGAGAATGCCTGTCTTACAAGTGCATGCACCCAGGTACATCTAAGGATTTTAGTGGGTTTCCCTCTTTGCAGCCTCCCTAGAAGGTGTCGATAATCAGCAATGAGGTAGCTGCACTATTAATCATTGGGAAAATTTCTTACATATTAGTCTAAGTTAGTCCCTTTTCCAAAATTGGCAATGGGGCAAATGTAGGTTGGAAACTACAACCCTCAGATTGGCATCCAAGGTTGATTGCACATACGGTAGGGATCCTAACACAAGGCCTACCTGTGTTGTAATCAGGATTCTAATACTTCCAGTCTTCCAATTGCACTGGATCCAGTTGTATTGGATGTGCCAATTGACGTAGGGTATGAAGGAAGGTGAAAGTGCAGCATGACTCAAGGTCAGCTGTCCCCAGGGACTGTGTCTGAGCTCTATGGAGAAAGACAAGCAGAAGTTGATGAATCTTTTTCACTGAGGACTCTGAggcagagaaataaataagaactaCTTGGAACCAACACAGAGATAAGAAGAATTCTTCTCACTCTTTCACTGGCACTAACACACTTGAAAACATTGTTGGCAGAGATATTAGTACTCTCAAGGTGGCAATCAAATACAGAGAATGTGAAATGTATTGAAGGCAGTTTTAGGGGCAATGGTCATCGATGGATATGGGTGCTGAAGCTACAcaagtagcagatgtgatcagaTAACTCTGATAGACGGGTTCATCAGCACATAGGAGACATCTACTAGGGGCTTGccgtgttggatgcatatatgaAGGGAGTCAAATGTCCTGCCCTGGGAAATGTGGTTAAAATGCTGGGAATTATAAGTCAAGCCCAATTAATGTGACTCCATTTGTTATTCCTGGATAGTGAAATTTCAGGAAATAGGAGCTATGtacataattttcattattttccaatcATTTGTTAACTTTAAGCCctcaaataaatattaagtgtAATATGTTATGTTTCCCTTTTCTACCCTTCTTGCTGTTTTCCCACTAAGGGTCTTGTTCCACCAAGGGACTGGTGGCATGACATGCAAGGACAAGATTACATACATCCGTCTTTAGCACACACAGGTACCAATGGTCCTCTCTCAAGGTCGGCATACCTGTCCATTTTAACCTTCCACTCAGAATACGTGTGGTGTTCCTTCCCAGGCACCAGATGTAGTCCTATTTTACTCAGGCAAGGTGAGCTAGATCTTCCCCTGAAACATACACTTGTCCATTTCGATCCAATGAAATGAGTTTACCTTTGCAATTGGTGTGATTTGTGTTTTCCATTAGAGGCCttgaaaaataatagagatttCAGGCCTTCTTGTCTCTTCCTATTCTTTACTTAATAGGGAAGACTCTCTAACACGCATTTGGATTGCGTCCAGGATGGGGCATAAAATGGAATCAgtgacatttatttctcataacagAGGTCACAATAGAGAAAATGTGATGAAAGcacaaaatttaacaaagaaaagggCAGCAGCCCACCCACCATTAAGGTGGAGGCAGAATGTCTGTGTTCATGTAGGTCAATGGTAGCAGGTGGCAGATGGCAGCTGTTATCCGAAGCCCTGGACTCTTAAAGCTGAGCTAAAAAGTTTTGTTCTGTTCAGGTGATTATGATAGTAGACCAGTCCAGGTTATCTGGATTTGGTTCACACCTGTGTAACATTTCATTTGTCAGTAGCTGAGTCTGAAAGATTTAAAGTACAGAAAAATTCCAGATGAACCAGAATACTGCTTTATGTTTTATCATATTTAGgttatttattaatgaaaatatatgacaTTTTCAGGAATACAAATTTTGTACCCTGATGACCTCAAATGCATGCAACAAgatttttaatacagaaaataacacaaaaactGTTGTTACAGTGGTtagaatttttaactttaaaaagccatgaatttttcttgttttaattgcACAATAAAATAATGTTGATATATACTTAAGCTTAAATTAATTCCAACAGGCAAACATTTTCCGACCCAGAGTGTGGCTGATGCTTGGTCAGATGACTCTATTTTGGTTCACATCAACTTTGATGTCTAAGCTATTCAGTATCTACCTAGAAAATCTCAATTGTTCCAAGCATACCATGAATTTTGTGATTTCTCAGAAGATTTTTGGAGTTAAAAGAAGTGTTTATATCACTTAATATCCAACATTTCTAAAGGCGGGAAAACCCCACCATCTATTATTAATGGCATTTCCCAAGTCCTTGCACCAGGCCCGTAGTCACCAGGTTCCCGCATTTTGTTGCTTTCCTATCATCTCAAACCAGGTTCATGAAAGCATTTGAACAAAGTTCAGTcttcattttaccaaaaaaaaatttcctaatagtggctaaaatactgaaaatttctCCATTTGATTACAATCTACAAAGATAAACCagcattcctttctctttctctcttttggttacttGTTCCCTATCCCTACTGgtggaacatttattttttcacacaggttttaaagaaatacattatgTTGGTTTCTAGTGTATTGTGCAGAATCCATTCTCATTCTTTACATGCTACATTATGACTATGAGGAGGGCAGTGTAGAGGTGAACTCTCTGTATATTTGCTGAGAGTCTTGTACACTTTGCTTTTTCCACCCATTGCTTCTAGCTATGTAtcttcctgttctctgctctCTTCTCAAACTATGTTGCCACCTCAATTAATCAGGCACTTGAATTCACATTGTGTAGAATACTCAAGGTTGATGATAgactgggaaggaggaggaaggaggcagaggtgagcgaTGGGGGATACTGAGCCCTATTTAGACTTTGGTCCCCCAGGTTTTGGATGAACTTAGCACATTACTGGCTATGCAGGACTAATGTCTATGGGATGCAAAATGACTGCAAGTATGGAACAACATTGCAAAAATGGACTTCAGTATTACATGAGGGATTTGGCTGCTTtatataaacatagaaacaaGCCCAGTGGATTACTCCACTAAATGTGACCAAGCAAATGTTACAGTTCAAATTGCACTCAAGAAGTCAACTGAGAAATAATTCTATCACCAAGCCCTTGGACCTACCCCCCAATCTGGTCCCTCTCCCAGAACTCCTTGGGCTTTCTCAAGACCCAGGAATTCAGGCGTTAACATAACCCTGTCCAGTAGTATAGCCAGTGTCTTAGTCCAATCTTTTGCCATACCAGTCATTGCATATTTTGAATACCAACTTGGTGGAGGAATTTCAGCTCCCTTTCAGCAGTAGCCTAGTGGGCACCACATCTCTATTCTTCATTCCCCATTCCAGCTTGATGCTGAAGGGATGAGGCTTCCAGACTCCAAACCCCTCTCAGAGTCTTCATCTGCTTGTTGCATTTTTTCGTTCAGCTCCTGAAGGAATGCCAAGACATGTAAAGCCTCAGAATCTGCTCCATTTTTAGAAAGTCGCATTTTGGCAATTTTTTGCAGtttgtctttcatcttttctttctcccttgatttctggtttatttttacaCCCTCTATAAAGTGGTGGATGGCCTTGTCTTCACACTTCATTTGGTACAGCTGAAAGTTGCCATACCGCAGATGGAGCAGTTGTTTCGCTACAGGAGTAAGCTCTTTACTGAATTCCTTTTGGAAGTAATACTCTGCTTCTTCATACTGATCTGCTAGAGCATGGAGGCTGGCAAGAATGGAACAGACACGGAAGAGATTATCATTGGCCTCATCAGCTTTCTTCAGATGAGCCACAGCGTGTCCTATTAGTTCCAGTAACTTTCTTTTCCCATGCATTCCATTCTCTCTTAGATTCATTACTTGGAGGACTTTTGCCCTATAGCAGCACCCAATTTGGCAATGCAGGTAAGCATTGTTTGGTATGTATTCTAAAGCCTTTTTAAGCAGTTCAATAGCTTTGTCTGGCTCATCTTTTCTTCGATAAAACTTTGCTGCACTACGAAGTACATCTGTTACACCTGGGGCTTTCTCCAAGGCTTCTTCAACTAActtctctccttcaccttcctcttcaccttcttcaTGCATCTTATGAAGCTTCAGAGCCAGGAGGACTTTAAGGTACTGGTTGTCAGGATTCAGCCGAATGGCTTGCCTCAGAGGGTCAATGGCATTCTGAGATGGTGGCCAGTTGTCCAGACGGTAGCTTGCTATTGCCAGTCCAGAGGTGAATTCTGGGTTCTTTGGCTTCTTTTCCAGAGCCTTCTCAAAGCACACCTTCGCTCTTTCATTTTGGTTTCCTCCACATTTTAACCGTGTCCACCCTTCCTCACAGTCAAgctctggactctcaattctatagGGACTGGAAAACTTCTCACAGACATGTTTCACCTTGTCTACATAAATCTGAGCATCTGAGAGTCGGCCCATGTGATAGTAGACCCAGGCATAGTTTCCCCAGGTGACCAGACTTCTGATTTCTGCTTGGTCAGCATGCTCTTGCTGGATTAACTCTTCAGCTTTACATAAGCATTCCAGGGCTGCCTCGTTTTGCCCTTTGAGGTGCTTTAGATAGGCCAGTAGGTTGCACATTGTGGCTTTGAATTCACGATTCTGAAACTCAGTCCGGTAAAATACTTTGTCTTCAAAATCATCCAAGGAGTTTTCTCCCTCCATCAAGTTCCAGGTGAAATGGCATTTTAGTTGCCGTAGGCTGCTCTCCAAGGAATTCTTAGTGTTCTCACTGtagggaaaaacagaaagatgGACACTTTGAGACATAGATTTATATGTCAAGAAATGGGAGCATGGCAAATAAAATTCTCCTCTTCCTAAAGGCTGTTAACACAAATCAAAGAaactctccttcttttctttctataatatGTTTTTCCTTATTGTTAATTCCTGCATGTGGTAGCAGGAGTTTAGGGACTGTGGGCAGCAGAAGAATTAGGGGGAGGGCAGTGGGTTGTTCTCTGAGTGTGTGGCTAGATTTTCACGAATAAGACAGTTTTTGTTAAATAGCTCTGCCCTCTCTGCTTTCAAGGGCCTCTGTGGAGGCTTGGTTTTATTTATGTAGTTTTAAAGAAGTaagttttttaattgctttttgtttctgttcttcaTTCTTCCCTAGCTTTACTTTTGTACTTTGAAAATTtcagctttataattttttattcttttgatgtttTGCCATGGTGATTTTAATTTCTCATCCCTCTGAAATGCAGCTTCATTTTATCTTTGATATTCTTAATTCCTTAGTTCTCCTTCATTTGCCTTTAAAGAAATCTTGATCACTTTCGATTTTCTGTCTATTTCAGCTTTTAATATatccttcatttattttgtctattCAAACTTTCTGACCTTTTATCAGATTGGTTTTAATTTCTATTGGTTTATTACTTTAACATGctacattctcattttttttctgtgaatttttccattttaaccatttgAATCTTATTTTCAACCATTCttaatttttactcattttatctgcttttgtattattctctcatttaatttcaaGTATTATTTATGTTAGCAatgtcttaaaaatttattttggaataaaatgtaattttttttccttttttcccaccTTATACCTCTACTTCTTAAACTGGTGATTTCTGTTCTTAACACATCTCATTGAGTTGCTCTATTAATAATTTTGTActtgattgttttaatttttttttttgaaattttatttttctcctctgggTTTTGCTTTTATAACAAGGGGCAAGAAGTGCAGCTACAGGGAAGGCTCACAAGGCCACTAGCTCCTTTTCTTATAGAAAGAGCTCTTTTTTCTTTAGGGTACCCTTACGACTCTCTTGGAAAGATTTTCCATTCCCTTCAGTGTTGgtcctcaaaataaataaataaaccaaaatcaaccaaaccaaaaaacaaaacaaaacaaacaagacaacaacaaaaaaaattgaaaaaaaccaGAGAACAGACAAATGAGCAAAAGCCTGTATTTCAAATTACTTTGGAGATGAATAACATTCCATGTCCCAAACTATTTCTCAACACTGCCTGTGTATTGGAGTCTCCGTAATGTTGCTTTTtcttacttaaattttttttttcatggtatCTATACAGCAACCCTTGTATCAGGAGCTGTATTTCTAAATAGTATGGCTTCTTATACAACCAATAGATATCTGGAATGTCATGCAATGTGGCAGGATCACTTTTGAAACATATGTCTAGATAGAAGATTATGTGATCCCTCTTTCTAACTGCACCTCTCTCTCCCACTTTTTATACCACTCCTTCCCACTCCCATTTTGATTGGGAATCTTCCTGTAACCTcactaagaataaaaatagatctGTTTGGACACGAGCTTTTCAACAGGAATGCAGCTGCCATTAGGATGCCCGACACCAAGCCAAGCACTCTCTGGGGCTCCCGCCCCTGGGGTTAGTTACATCAAGAGACTTAGACAACCTGGCTCTTTGCTAAGACCTATTTGGAGCTTTGAATGGAAGGTGGGTCCTTCCTATAAACTCCCGCCTATTTTCCatcctatttttgtttgtttgtttgtttgtttattctgctTGGCATAGTTAAGTCTCCATTTGTTCCAAGAAACAGAGGTGAGCAGGAACTGATTCAAAGTTCCTAGAGTGCCACACAGGACCATGGGTAGGACTGTAGTGAACGCAGGAGGATCAGAACAGGACACTGGGGAGCTTGGAGGGCTCAGACCCTGTGTTTTCTCCATGTGCATCTCAGTCACACTCTCTACTGCACTCATTACAGAATATGGTGAGTCCTACAGAATATGGCCACTCTCAGACCCCAAGCATGTGCAGCACACATCCTAACACCTGAAGACTCACTCTAGCTTCCTTGCTCCCTCTCAATTCCATTTCCAACTTCCACTCGAGTTTGGGTGCTCATTCCCTTAACACATAAACTCCTTAGCtcctttctcattttacaaaagaaacagagagagtaAATAGAATTGAGGTTATCTCCACCACATAAAACAAAAAGTCCATTGTGCATTTGCAGGATAGAGATATTTAATATACACACTTATGTAAAATCCCTTTGAGCAGCCATTTAAAAGGCACCCAACTTCACTGCTTGATTTTGGGTTTTTATTTCCACTATTAAGTTAGAGAAGCCAGTGCCAGACACTTGCTTCCTGGGCTCTGGCTCGTGAGGACCTATTCTCCTGATTCCTATGGAAGTTCCAGTTGTATAAACAACAACAATTTCTTCCTTTGCCTCTTACCTGGATGAAAGACACAGTGACATTATCAACCAGGCTCCGAACTAATGCTACCACCGCAGTCTCAGAATCACTGAGGAGCCTTTTAGAAACACACATCTTCAGATTCCAACTCAGACCCACTTAATGAGAATCTCTGGGGAGTCAACCCTAGGACTCTGTCCTTAATAAGCTGTCCAGGCAATTTTTATGCATGCtcaattttgagaaccactgtcttaGAGCACAAGGGCAATGCCCAATGAAAGTCACAATAGATAAGGAAAGCAAGAAGGACAGGTGGGTCTGTATCGTAATGGGAAAAATT contains:
- the IFIT2 gene encoding interferon-induced protein with tetratricopeptide repeats 2; translated protein: MSENTKNSLESSLRQLKCHFTWNLMEGENSLDDFEDKVFYRTEFQNREFKATMCNLLAYLKHLKGQNEAALECLCKAEELIQQEHADQAEIRSLVTWGNYAWVYYHMGRLSDAQIYVDKVKHVCEKFSSPYRIESPELDCEEGWTRLKCGGNQNERAKVCFEKALEKKPKNPEFTSGLAIASYRLDNWPPSQNAIDPLRQAIRLNPDNQYLKVLLALKLHKMHEEGEEEGEGEKLVEEALEKAPGVTDVLRSAAKFYRRKDEPDKAIELLKKALEYIPNNAYLHCQIGCCYRAKVLQVMNLRENGMHGKRKLLELIGHAVAHLKKADEANDNLFRVCSILASLHALADQYEEAEYYFQKEFSKELTPVAKQLLHLRYGNFQLYQMKCEDKAIHHFIEGVKINQKSREKEKMKDKLQKIAKMRLSKNGADSEALHVLAFLQELNEKMQQADEDSERGLESGSLIPSASSWNGE